Proteins from a genomic interval of Clostridia bacterium:
- a CDS encoding LysE family transporter has translation MIVKGFRFGMLLQLAVGPVCVFIFNLASNRGFTEGIFAVIGVTLIDALYILLATVGISKLVDLKRHERLFTIIGASVILLFSLNIILGAACSIDIFPQLSGIAGNVNALSGFWQAVILTVSNPITILFWSGVFSVKIIEHKMGKTDVLFFGIGAALSTFVFLSLIVCLGMLFHSFLSETFTKLLNIIIAIILIHFSVTNLVKKRKRSDISL, from the coding sequence ATGATTGTAAAAGGTTTCAGATTTGGAATGTTACTTCAGCTTGCGGTTGGACCGGTATGTGTTTTTATTTTTAATCTTGCAAGCAACAGAGGTTTTACAGAAGGCATTTTTGCTGTCATAGGAGTTACATTAATTGATGCATTATATATTCTTCTAGCTACTGTTGGCATTTCAAAGCTTGTCGATTTGAAAAGACATGAACGGTTATTTACTATAATAGGAGCATCCGTAATATTACTTTTTAGTCTAAATATCATTTTGGGAGCTGCATGTAGCATAGACATATTCCCCCAATTATCGGGTATCGCTGGCAACGTAAATGCTTTAAGCGGATTCTGGCAAGCGGTTATTCTTACAGTTTCAAATCCCATTACGATATTGTTTTGGTCTGGAGTCTTTTCTGTAAAGATAATAGAACATAAAATGGGTAAAACAGATGTACTTTTTTTCGGCATTGGAGCTGCACTATCAACGTTTGTATTTTTGAGTTTAATTGTCTGTTTAGGAATGCTGTTTCATAGTTTTTTATCTGAGACATTCACAAAATTGCTGAATATTATCATTGCAATAATTCTTATACACTTTTCGGTAACAAACCTTGTGAAAAAAAGAAAAAGGAGTGATATTTCATTATGA
- a CDS encoding endospore germination permease — MRKEQITDKEGICLITIFTMGSTLILGIGGDAKNDAWIAGIAGIIIALPLILIYSRISSLFQGKDLFDILNIVLGKVGGKIVSILYAWYAFHLGALVIRNFGEFINTVAMPETPMLVPMLFLGLVCIAAVKSGVEVMGRLSAYFLPIVIFIILVVNILAIPQFNISYIKPILGGGFSPIIKGGFSAFSFPFAETILFIGVLFTLKTKKSPYKVYFAGILFAGTVIVMLTVRNIVILGDLLGRLYFPSHVAVSRISIGDFLQRIEIAVAFVFVVCALIKSSICLFVASKGVSKIFNLHDYTSIVIQTGLLMIFFSYIVYENIMEMRYWAFKVYAYYAFPFQVIFPLLIWILAEVKTKKIQKTAYSTEKRIP, encoded by the coding sequence ATGCGCAAGGAACAAATTACTGACAAAGAAGGCATTTGTCTTATTACCATTTTCACCATGGGAAGTACACTGATTTTAGGTATAGGTGGGGATGCTAAAAATGATGCCTGGATTGCCGGAATTGCAGGTATTATTATAGCGCTCCCACTAATACTCATATATTCAAGAATATCATCCCTCTTCCAAGGAAAAGATTTATTTGATATTTTAAATATTGTATTAGGAAAGGTTGGTGGTAAGATTGTTTCAATTCTGTATGCCTGGTATGCATTTCACCTGGGCGCATTGGTTATCCGCAACTTTGGAGAGTTTATAAATACTGTCGCAATGCCCGAAACACCAATGCTTGTTCCCATGCTATTCTTGGGTCTGGTATGTATAGCTGCTGTGAAATCAGGAGTTGAAGTAATGGGAAGATTAAGTGCGTACTTTCTCCCCATTGTCATATTTATTATACTAGTAGTCAATATATTAGCAATACCTCAATTTAATATAAGTTATATCAAACCGATTTTGGGCGGAGGTTTTTCACCTATAATAAAAGGCGGTTTCTCTGCTTTTTCATTTCCATTTGCAGAAACAATACTTTTTATAGGTGTCTTGTTTACCTTAAAAACAAAAAAGTCTCCATACAAGGTATACTTCGCAGGAATACTTTTTGCAGGAACAGTTATAGTTATGCTTACAGTAAGAAATATAGTAATATTAGGGGATCTGCTTGGAAGATTATACTTTCCTTCCCATGTGGCTGTAAGCCGGATATCTATCGGCGATTTTTTGCAGAGAATTGAAATTGCTGTTGCTTTTGTATTTGTTGTCTGTGCACTTATTAAGAGCAGTATATGCTTATTTGTGGCGAGTAAAGGTGTAAGTAAAATATTCAACTTACATGACTACACGTCAATCGTAATACAAACAGGGCTACTAATGATTTTCTTTTCTTATATAGTTTATGAAAATATCATGGAAATGCGGTATTGGGCTTTTAAGGTTTATGCTTACTATGCTTTCCCGTTTCAAGTAATCTTTCCATTGCTCATATGGATTCTGGCTGAAGTTAAGACGAAAAAAATACAGAAAACTGCATATAGTACCGAAAAAAGGATACCATAA
- a CDS encoding SDR family oxidoreductase: MNIYYDEVLKGKVAVITGAGRGIGKAIAIAYANAGADVVCAARTEAEIEQTVNEISAKGGKAIAIKTDVTCIESVNSMFEKAVQNFGGIDILVINAGANYDRETVENSKFENWKRTLDVNLYRAYYCAHAAIPYLKQRGAGKIITVGSGLGHRGYAGGAAYSCSKAGLWMLTRILAQELLQYKISVNELIPGPVQTSIDDNAKTSSNKVQAMESEWQKQPEDVIPLALFLAGQPDIGPTAQSFSLMRRDN, from the coding sequence ATGAATATATATTATGATGAAGTCTTAAAGGGCAAGGTAGCGGTTATTACCGGAGCAGGGCGAGGCATAGGAAAAGCAATTGCAATAGCTTATGCAAATGCAGGTGCGGATGTTGTCTGTGCAGCTAGGACAGAAGCTGAAATCGAGCAAACTGTAAATGAAATATCAGCGAAGGGCGGAAAGGCGATAGCAATAAAAACAGATGTTACTTGTATTGAATCAGTTAATAGTATGTTTGAAAAAGCTGTACAGAATTTTGGAGGTATTGATATCCTGGTTATAAATGCAGGCGCAAACTATGACCGGGAAACAGTAGAAAACAGTAAATTTGAAAACTGGAAGAGAACGCTTGATGTTAATCTGTACAGAGCCTACTACTGCGCTCATGCAGCTATTCCATATCTAAAGCAGAGGGGTGCGGGTAAGATAATCACTGTAGGTTCAGGCCTTGGACACCGTGGATATGCAGGTGGTGCAGCATATTCCTGTTCAAAAGCCGGCTTATGGATGCTGACACGCATATTGGCTCAAGAACTTTTGCAGTACAAAATCAGTGTAAATGAATTAATTCCAGGGCCTGTACAAACATCGATTGATGATAATGCTAAAACCAGTAGTAATAAAGTTCAGGCAATGGAAAGCGAGTGGCAAAAGCAGCCTGAAGATGTTATCCCACTTGCGTTATTTCTGGCAGGCCAGCCTGATATTGGGCCAACAGCTCAAAGCTTCAGCTTAATGCGTAGAGATAATTAG
- a CDS encoding Ger(x)C family spore germination protein encodes MRTFKMLLLSLLLLFVSALVTGCWNYRELDQMAVVAGVAIDKGIHEKYSITVEIVEITTGKESQTKSQTITIEGKTIFDAVRHSISLIGRRIYWSHAKVVIISREIAEEGVVQVLDWFNRDAETRADIHILVSKGESAKEILAAKSPTEEVTSFVLDEIITNQRSLSNAPHIEIWKFTNILVSKGVGSIATAIDLRPENNQKLPHIMGTAVFKDDSLLGFIDGEQTKDMLFIQNQIKGGILVAEENNKEGISQVSLEIFNSKTKIKPVVNNGNIEFNVKIETNVAIDEIGGVANVIEDTGRKRLEESAEKSLKYRLENIIRKVQEEYGVDIFGFGAKLREEKPKAWNTVSDNWGDVFKTLKVNVEAKVHIKNSAMLSKPLEIGD; translated from the coding sequence ATGCGAACTTTTAAAATGCTCCTTCTTTCTCTCCTACTGTTATTTGTTTCAGCACTTGTTACAGGGTGCTGGAATTACAGGGAATTAGACCAAATGGCAGTAGTTGCAGGTGTTGCAATAGATAAAGGTATACATGAAAAATATAGCATTACAGTAGAGATTGTCGAAATAACTACAGGCAAAGAATCTCAAACAAAGTCACAGACAATTACCATCGAAGGAAAAACTATTTTTGACGCTGTAAGACATAGCATCTCCTTAATAGGCAGAAGGATCTACTGGAGTCATGCAAAGGTCGTTATTATAAGCCGAGAGATAGCAGAGGAGGGAGTTGTCCAAGTACTTGATTGGTTCAACAGAGATGCTGAAACACGTGCAGATATTCATATACTAGTATCCAAAGGCGAGAGTGCTAAGGAAATTTTAGCAGCAAAATCTCCAACAGAAGAAGTCACATCCTTTGTTCTGGATGAAATAATTACAAACCAACGAAGCCTCTCAAACGCTCCGCATATTGAAATCTGGAAGTTTACTAATATATTAGTATCCAAAGGTGTTGGTTCGATTGCAACAGCGATTGATTTAAGGCCAGAAAACAACCAAAAGCTTCCCCATATTATGGGAACAGCTGTTTTCAAAGATGATAGCCTTTTGGGTTTTATCGATGGAGAACAGACAAAGGATATGTTGTTTATTCAAAACCAGATAAAGGGTGGAATACTGGTTGCAGAGGAAAACAATAAAGAAGGTATTTCACAAGTATCGCTTGAAATATTCAATAGCAAGACAAAGATTAAACCTGTTGTCAATAATGGAAATATTGAATTTAACGTAAAGATAGAAACAAATGTTGCTATTGACGAAATAGGAGGTGTTGCAAATGTTATTGAAGATACAGGAAGAAAAAGGTTGGAAGAATCAGCAGAAAAATCGCTTAAATATAGGCTTGAGAATATTATAAGAAAAGTTCAGGAAGAATATGGTGTAGATATATTCGGCTTTGGAGCCAAATTGCGTGAAGAGAAACCTAAGGCATGGAATACTGTTTCCGATAATTGGGGAGATGTGTTTAAAACTTTAAAAGTCAATGTAGAGGCAAAAGTACATATAAAGAACAGTGCAATGCTCTCAAAACCATTGGAGATAGGTGATTAA
- a CDS encoding metallophosphoesterase, with the protein MRLYEESLQLLNRRKGQLSPIDYNIVYLGDSWVEKINVPHYSYTSNEIFAAALNEAKKFNPLFIMHGGDIVFTGSRELLENFIVVKNELVPDIPLFVTIGNHELEPTPSGPWSPENFLSIIGPLHFLLNVPEYQLTMIALNTLYHFVYNEYGLTAEELKFLRQSLQQSLHNTFVATHVPPQSSEWSTNSGTFTINREPFLHEIKDKASIAFVSHVHAYDTAEIEDTRFVLSGCAGAPPNVNQVNHIVVVNVRNEGGRSRIRFKKVPVGWT; encoded by the coding sequence ATGAGATTATATGAAGAGTCACTACAGTTGCTTAACAGGAGAAAAGGTCAATTAAGCCCAATTGACTATAATATTGTATATTTAGGGGACAGCTGGGTAGAAAAAATCAATGTTCCCCACTATAGCTATACCAGTAATGAAATTTTTGCAGCTGCTCTTAACGAAGCAAAAAAATTTAACCCGCTGTTCATCATGCACGGAGGTGACATCGTTTTTACAGGAAGTAGAGAACTCCTCGAAAATTTCATTGTAGTAAAGAATGAACTTGTACCTGATATCCCCTTATTTGTCACCATAGGAAACCATGAGCTGGAGCCTACACCAAGTGGTCCCTGGTCTCCGGAAAATTTCCTGTCCATCATTGGACCTCTACACTTCCTTCTGAATGTGCCCGAATATCAGTTGACTATGATCGCTCTAAACACTTTATATCACTTTGTTTATAATGAATATGGGCTGACGGCGGAAGAACTAAAATTTCTCCGGCAAAGTCTGCAGCAAAGTCTGCATAATACTTTTGTCGCTACCCATGTTCCGCCTCAAAGCAGCGAGTGGTCAACTAATAGTGGTACTTTCACTATAAACAGGGAGCCCTTCCTCCACGAAATAAAGGATAAGGCTTCTATTGCATTTGTGAGTCATGTGCATGCCTACGACACTGCTGAAATCGAGGATACTCGTTTTGTTTTGTCAGGCTGTGCTGGAGCACCTCCAAACGTAAATCAAGTAAACCATATTGTTGTAGTCAATGTAAGAAATGAAGGCGGTAGAAGCCGTATCCGCTTTAAGAAGGTACCCGTAGGTTGGACCTGA